One Echinicola strongylocentroti DNA window includes the following coding sequences:
- a CDS encoding SusD/RagB family nutrient-binding outer membrane lipoprotein: MKNILILFAALIGLASCDNLEEMNVNPNLPTETHPQLLLTNIEWEAFRSYGGTSPLYALKMLVQTDGENTNQYYKWARGSYGAYSDMRDVTKMIEEGERIGDMTYVALGKFFRAYHFYNLTLTFGDVPYSAALQGEDEENYAPAYDSQEAVFEGILTELKEANDLLAESNNIIAGDIIYDGDLTSWRKLINAFRLKVMLTLSEKTGSVDVSEFSTIYQNQPLMENVEENGQVVFLDQQNNRYPTFNSSSFSSGMYMDSTFIQQLQDRLDPRLFIYSTQTKSAKEAGKAIDDFTAYEGGDPAAPYAEVNEKATEGNVSKVNERYHQDPVNEPYMLLGYSEQQLILAEAAVRGWISADAGMLYESAVKASFKFYELYSEEYAAYVTEEAATDYLANSINNFASASSEEEQIQLVIMQKYLQSFFQLGWTSFYEYHRAGGYPSFRRPEGVEIPYRWIYPQSEYNYNATNVTEAITRQFGEGNDQINQMPWWLE; this comes from the coding sequence ATGAAAAATATACTTATCCTATTTGCAGCATTGATTGGCTTGGCCTCTTGTGATAATCTTGAGGAAATGAACGTCAATCCCAACCTGCCTACAGAGACCCACCCGCAGTTATTACTGACCAATATCGAATGGGAAGCATTCAGGTCCTATGGCGGTACATCTCCGCTCTACGCGCTCAAAATGCTCGTGCAAACGGACGGTGAAAACACCAACCAATATTATAAATGGGCCAGGGGAAGCTATGGCGCCTACAGTGATATGCGCGATGTGACCAAAATGATCGAAGAAGGTGAGCGGATCGGTGACATGACCTATGTGGCATTGGGCAAGTTTTTCAGGGCTTACCACTTCTATAACCTGACATTGACCTTTGGTGACGTCCCTTATTCAGCAGCCCTACAAGGAGAAGATGAAGAAAACTATGCTCCTGCTTACGACAGTCAAGAAGCAGTATTCGAAGGCATCCTTACTGAGCTTAAGGAAGCCAATGATCTCTTGGCCGAGTCCAACAATATCATCGCTGGTGATATCATCTATGACGGTGACCTGACCAGCTGGAGAAAATTGATCAACGCCTTTAGACTTAAAGTGATGCTGACCCTTTCTGAAAAAACGGGCAGTGTAGATGTAAGTGAATTCTCCACTATCTATCAAAATCAGCCACTGATGGAAAATGTAGAGGAAAACGGTCAAGTGGTATTTCTGGATCAGCAAAATAACCGCTATCCGACATTTAACAGCAGTAGTTTTAGCTCTGGGATGTACATGGACTCCACTTTCATCCAGCAGCTTCAAGATAGGCTAGATCCACGGTTGTTCATTTATAGTACCCAAACCAAATCTGCCAAAGAAGCTGGAAAGGCCATCGATGATTTTACGGCTTATGAGGGCGGCGATCCTGCTGCTCCTTATGCAGAAGTGAATGAGAAAGCCACAGAGGGGAATGTTTCCAAGGTAAATGAGCGATATCATCAAGACCCCGTCAATGAACCCTATATGCTCTTGGGGTATTCGGAGCAGCAGTTGATATTGGCAGAAGCAGCGGTGAGAGGCTGGATCTCCGCTGATGCGGGAATGCTCTATGAATCGGCAGTGAAAGCTTCTTTTAAGTTCTATGAGCTCTATTCAGAAGAATACGCCGCCTATGTCACCGAAGAGGCCGCAACGGATTATTTGGCCAACTCCATCAATAACTTCGCCTCAGCGAGTTCCGAGGAGGAACAAATTCAGCTTGTCATCATGCAGAAGTACCTACAGTCCTTTTTCCAACTGGGATGGACTTCTTTCTATGAATACCACAGGGCGGGAGGATATCCCTCTTTCAGAAGACCGGAAGGTGTAGAGATCCCTTACCGATGGATCTACCCACAGTCAGAATATAATTACAATGCCACCAACGTAACAGAAGCCATCACCCGCCAGTTTGGCGAAGGCAATGACCAGATCAACCAAATGCCTTGGTGGCTAGAATAA
- a CDS encoding precorrin-2 dehydrogenase/sirohydrochlorin ferrochelatase family protein, with amino-acid sequence MNELYPVFLKVAQLDTLIVGGGNVGMEKLSFLLKSSPKAKVTVLAKNISDEIKAVAAKTENLQLIEAAYDKKYLEGRHIVIGATDDKNVNKQIQQEAKAKHLLVNIADTPELCDFYLGGIVTKGNVKIAISTNGKSPTTAKRLRQFLEEVIPDDINEMVENIHEYRDTLKGDFEYKVEALNKLTKELLVK; translated from the coding sequence ATGAATGAACTTTACCCAGTGTTTCTAAAAGTAGCACAACTGGATACCTTGATCGTAGGAGGAGGCAATGTAGGAATGGAAAAGTTATCTTTTTTGCTCAAATCCAGCCCAAAAGCCAAAGTAACTGTTCTTGCAAAAAACATCTCAGATGAGATCAAGGCAGTAGCTGCCAAAACGGAAAACCTACAGCTCATCGAAGCTGCTTATGATAAAAAGTACCTAGAAGGTCGACATATCGTCATTGGAGCCACTGACGATAAAAACGTAAACAAGCAGATCCAACAAGAAGCCAAAGCCAAGCATCTGTTGGTAAATATCGCTGATACACCAGAGCTATGTGATTTTTACTTGGGAGGTATCGTCACCAAAGGCAATGTAAAAATCGCCATCAGCACCAATGGCAAATCCCCCACTACCGCAAAAAGACTTCGCCAGTTTCTAGAAGAAGTCATCCCTGATGACATCAATGAAATGGTGGAAAATATCCATGAATATCGAGATACGCTAAAAGGCGATTTTGAATACAAAGTGGAAGCCCTGAACAAGCTGACCAAAGAACTCTTGGTGAAGTAA
- the cobA gene encoding uroporphyrinogen-III C-methyltransferase, giving the protein MISPITPKLTLVGAGPGDPELITLKGILALGKADVILYDALVDQALLKHATENAIKIFVGKRHGYKQHPQQDTNKLIVEYAMKHGHVVRLKGGDPFVFGRGAEEIDYVQQFGIETEVIPGITSSISVPANQGIPVTKRGVSESFWVITGTTSSGQLSRDVQLATQSTATVVILMGTRKLPEIVAAFGQAGRENTPIALIQSGTTAEEKVVAGHIHDIEHKVQTSGIGAPAVIIIGDVVRESPKLMDVYRAAISV; this is encoded by the coding sequence ATGATATCACCCATCACACCGAAACTGACCTTGGTCGGTGCTGGTCCAGGTGATCCCGAACTGATCACCCTCAAAGGGATTTTGGCACTGGGCAAGGCGGATGTGATACTTTATGATGCGTTAGTGGACCAAGCACTGCTGAAGCATGCCACAGAAAATGCCATTAAGATATTTGTTGGCAAACGACATGGGTACAAACAGCACCCCCAGCAAGACACCAACAAGTTGATCGTAGAATATGCGATGAAACATGGCCATGTGGTGCGACTAAAGGGCGGAGACCCGTTTGTCTTTGGCCGTGGTGCAGAAGAAATCGACTATGTGCAGCAATTTGGAATTGAGACAGAGGTAATTCCGGGCATCACATCAAGCATTTCTGTACCTGCTAACCAAGGAATTCCAGTGACCAAAAGAGGCGTTTCCGAAAGTTTCTGGGTGATTACAGGCACTACTTCATCGGGACAACTGTCCCGTGATGTGCAGCTAGCGACCCAATCCACCGCAACGGTCGTCATCCTGATGGGCACCAGAAAACTTCCGGAGATCGTAGCGGCATTTGGTCAGGCGGGACGAGAAAACACCCCCATTGCCCTGATCCAAAGCGGCACCACAGCAGAGGAAAAAGTGGTAGCAGGTCATATTCATGATATCGAACATAAAGTGCAGACATCTGGTATAGGAGCACCCGCAGTAATCATTATTGGTGACGTGGTGCGCGAAAGCCCAAAATTAATGGATGTCTATAGAGCAGCTATCAGCGTATAG
- a CDS encoding SusC/RagA family TonB-linked outer membrane protein, producing the protein MKQAFTILLLLFSLPFLAIGQDQVTGQITDASGMGLPGVTVMIKGTTKGTIADFDGNYAIEAATDAVLQFSFIGFSTQEIPVNSQSKIDVTLTEDEKSLDEVVVTAIGIKQQKKKLGYATQEVNTERLDQANTMNIGNALSGQVAGLTVTNPTGMFQSPSFSLRGKNPLIVLDGVPVETDFFDLSPDDIESINVLKGGAASALYGARGKNGAILITRKNASKVGLTVTASTSNMVTAGFTVFPETQTEYGNGSNGKYEFWDGADGGISDGDMIWGPKFEPGVMIPQWNSPIRDKETGETIEWYGNVAGTVYDDKSRYERVPTPWVRHDNLNDFLGTGVVTKNDFSIAYQGDRAQFYFSGNYSHQKGQVPNSSLTTGGMTFNSSFKLSEKLQLDATASYNKVHSPNYPRYGYGPKNHMYTILIWMGDDVNGQDLKDHMYVPGLEGYRQANFNYAWYNNVYFAANEYNQLYNQNTLDGKLKLKYQITPDLYIQGRVSARNKGWFTDAQSPKSYLNYGDSRNGDYKMWNEDQLNVDTDFLASYYKTLTDNFSFGVNAGASSFRRTYQQEYASSDGLIVPGVYSLSNTQGPVQASNTFQEKAIRSVYGTVNLEMWNSVFLNLTGRNDWSSTLPTSTNSYFYPSASLSAMVSEFITLPKAMDYLKLYTSWSEVSSDLDPYSLQSTYNKGVTYGSTPSVYYPSGLVNPAIQPEKSTTFEAGLSTSFAQKRVTLEGTYYRILDENQIINLSISQASGFNSRKVNGNQFTTNGVEIMLNYLAIDHDKFDWNIGLNWSRFVKRITDMHGENTSGNVDVESFGTTTSRFLKEGDRADAYYATVWQKSADGQVILDANTGLPTKDPYPTKIGHLDPNWRLGIQNRFRIGDFQVDMDVDGAWGGLIRSLTIEKMWWGGKHPNSVLYRDQEYAAGEPVYVPEGVVVTGGELTRDVDGNVLSDTREYTQNTTAVSWQTWSQIYPYQAQVTEEESETFANVFDRSYFKLRRLAVTYDLMNIMQSEKIKKLNLSLYGYNLAMWKKMPLLDPDYGNDNNLQDPSSRYVGFTLKATF; encoded by the coding sequence ATGAAACAGGCTTTTACTATTTTACTATTACTGTTTTCGCTTCCTTTCTTGGCAATAGGGCAAGATCAGGTCACCGGACAGATAACGGATGCTTCAGGAATGGGGCTTCCGGGAGTTACTGTCATGATCAAAGGCACCACCAAAGGTACAATTGCTGATTTTGACGGCAATTACGCCATTGAAGCGGCCACTGATGCTGTTTTGCAATTTAGTTTTATTGGCTTTAGTACGCAGGAAATCCCTGTAAACAGCCAATCCAAAATCGATGTTACCCTTACTGAGGACGAAAAGAGCCTTGATGAAGTCGTCGTAACGGCCATTGGGATCAAGCAGCAAAAGAAAAAACTTGGCTACGCAACCCAAGAGGTCAATACAGAGAGACTGGATCAGGCCAATACAATGAACATAGGCAATGCGCTATCAGGTCAGGTAGCCGGCCTGACCGTCACCAATCCCACGGGGATGTTCCAGTCGCCATCGTTTAGTCTTCGAGGAAAAAATCCCCTGATCGTCTTGGACGGGGTGCCCGTGGAGACCGATTTCTTCGACCTTTCTCCTGATGATATCGAGAGCATCAACGTCCTCAAAGGTGGTGCTGCTTCCGCACTGTATGGTGCCAGAGGTAAAAACGGCGCCATCCTGATCACCCGGAAAAATGCTTCCAAAGTAGGCCTTACCGTCACGGCCTCGACCAGCAATATGGTGACGGCAGGATTTACGGTATTTCCAGAAACTCAGACAGAATACGGAAACGGCTCCAATGGCAAATATGAATTTTGGGATGGTGCAGACGGCGGAATCTCAGACGGTGATATGATCTGGGGACCGAAGTTTGAGCCTGGCGTCATGATACCACAATGGAACAGCCCCATCCGCGACAAGGAAACTGGCGAAACCATCGAATGGTACGGCAATGTGGCCGGAACTGTTTATGATGACAAGTCTCGTTATGAGCGAGTACCTACTCCATGGGTAAGACATGATAACCTGAATGATTTTCTAGGTACAGGGGTGGTTACGAAAAATGATTTCTCAATAGCCTATCAAGGCGACCGCGCACAGTTTTATTTCTCAGGAAACTATTCCCACCAAAAAGGACAAGTACCTAACAGTTCCCTCACCACAGGTGGAATGACGTTCAATTCTTCCTTTAAATTATCCGAGAAATTACAACTTGACGCCACGGCGAGTTATAACAAGGTGCATTCTCCCAACTACCCCCGATACGGCTATGGCCCAAAAAACCACATGTACACCATCCTGATCTGGATGGGCGATGATGTCAATGGCCAAGACCTGAAAGACCACATGTATGTACCGGGACTGGAAGGCTACCGTCAGGCAAACTTCAATTATGCATGGTATAACAATGTCTACTTTGCAGCCAATGAATATAACCAACTGTACAACCAAAACACCTTGGACGGAAAGCTGAAGCTGAAATACCAGATCACGCCTGATCTATATATTCAGGGAAGGGTTTCTGCCAGAAACAAAGGGTGGTTTACCGATGCACAGAGCCCTAAGTCTTACTTAAACTATGGTGATTCCAGAAACGGTGACTACAAGATGTGGAACGAAGACCAGCTGAACGTGGACACCGACTTCTTGGCAAGTTATTATAAGACCCTTACGGATAACTTTTCCTTTGGTGTCAATGCCGGCGCGTCAAGCTTCCGCAGGACATACCAGCAGGAATATGCCTCTTCCGATGGGCTCATCGTTCCAGGCGTATACAGCCTTAGCAATACCCAAGGCCCCGTACAGGCATCCAACACCTTTCAAGAAAAAGCCATTCGAAGTGTCTATGGTACCGTAAACTTGGAAATGTGGAACTCCGTATTTCTTAACCTTACAGGAAGAAATGATTGGTCTTCTACCCTTCCTACATCTACCAACTCCTATTTCTATCCATCGGCCTCCCTAAGTGCGATGGTATCCGAATTCATCACATTGCCAAAAGCCATGGACTACCTGAAGTTATACACTTCTTGGTCTGAAGTATCCAGTGACCTGGATCCGTACAGCCTGCAGTCAACCTATAACAAAGGTGTCACGTATGGCTCCACACCGTCTGTTTACTATCCGTCAGGACTGGTAAATCCGGCTATCCAGCCAGAAAAATCCACAACTTTTGAAGCGGGGTTGAGTACTTCTTTTGCCCAGAAAAGAGTAACACTAGAAGGTACTTACTACCGCATCTTGGACGAAAACCAGATCATCAACCTCAGTATTTCCCAAGCTTCCGGATTCAATTCCAGAAAGGTAAATGGCAACCAGTTTACCACTAATGGGGTGGAGATCATGTTGAATTACTTGGCTATTGACCATGATAAGTTTGATTGGAATATTGGATTGAACTGGTCACGTTTTGTGAAGCGGATCACTGATATGCACGGAGAAAATACCTCAGGAAATGTGGACGTAGAAAGCTTTGGTACAACAACAAGCCGCTTTTTGAAGGAAGGCGACCGTGCTGACGCATATTATGCCACTGTTTGGCAGAAAAGTGCCGACGGTCAAGTCATCCTTGACGCCAACACTGGCCTACCAACTAAAGATCCCTATCCGACCAAAATCGGCCACTTGGATCCAAACTGGAGATTGGGCATCCAGAACCGCTTCCGCATCGGAGACTTTCAGGTCGATATGGACGTGGACGGTGCTTGGGGAGGCTTGATCCGATCACTTACCATCGAAAAAATGTGGTGGGGCGGTAAGCATCCCAATTCCGTACTTTACAGAGATCAGGAATATGCAGCAGGAGAGCCTGTTTACGTGCCTGAAGGCGTAGTAGTCACTGGTGGTGAGCTCACTAGGGACGTAGATGGCAACGTCCTCTCCGACACCCGCGAATATACCCAAAACACCACAGCGGTGAGCTGGCAGACTTGGTCGCAGATCTATCCGTACCAAGCCCAAGTCACTGAAGAAGAAAGCGAAACGTTTGCCAACGTCTTTGACAGGTCTTACTTCAAATTGAGAAGACTGGCCGTAACCTATGACCTGATGAACATCATGCAGTCAGAAAAAATCAAAAAACTGAACCTTTCCCTATATGGCTATAACTTGGCCATGTGGAAAAAAATGCCGCTGCTGGATCCGGATTATGGAAATGACAATAACCTCCAAGATCCATCCTCTAGGTACGTTGGTTTTACGCTGAAAGCTACATTTTAA
- a CDS encoding phosphocholine-specific phospholipase C → MNDSRRDFLKKAALLSGSAGMWSVLPTSIEKALAITPDPGTTFYDAEHVVMLMQENRSFDHCFGALKGVRGFNDPRAISLPDKNPVWLQPDKNGNRFAPFRFDIKDTKATWMRDIPHSWENQVDARNEGKYDGWIEAKRSGRAEFRDVPMTMGYYSREDIPFYYALADAFTVCDQHFCASLTGTTTNRNYFWAGKTHGDGEKARVRNGELNYSHEVDWATFPDRLEDEGISWKIYQNEISLPTGVEDSSLLANFTDNNLEWFKQFGVRYSQGHYQYLKKRQEELPAELKTLEANLDKPDVDKDALTEQIAEKKAELAKLEEYLTTWNPEKFNQLSEREQRLHKKAFATNNGDKNYHKVETLTYADGLEQRETSIPKGDVLYQFRKDVKEGKLPAVSWVVAPQKFSDHPSAPWYGAWYVSEVLDILTQNPALWKKTIFILNYDENDGYFDHVPPFVAPNPQDPDNGKASEGLDVTGEFVTKEEEQAAGFSEEDSRTSPVGLGYRVPLVIASPWTRGGWVNSQVCDITSTIQLVETWLSKKTGKSIKETNISEWRRAVSGDLTSAFRPYKGEEIDLPAWVDRNKHVQQIYNAKFKDLPKNFRTLTEEEARKVAADPDNDVLPQQEPGTKPSNGLPYELYVDGKVSEDGKHFVVKFEAANEIFGEKSLGAPFNVYAPGNYWNQASETYEPVKTWAFAVKSGDALEYQWPLAAFENGQYHLRVYGPNGYFREFLGDAQGPRVELSCKPIKKRRNYTDKLKITVKNVSSLQALRLKLADETYQKLEKEFKVKAEDETSFTLDTASTKGWYDFKLQSPGISHFELRYAGRLETGKDSISDPFMGKEALNN, encoded by the coding sequence ATGAACGATTCTAGAAGAGATTTTTTAAAGAAAGCGGCACTGCTATCCGGAAGTGCAGGGATGTGGAGTGTATTGCCCACTTCCATCGAAAAAGCACTGGCCATTACGCCAGATCCGGGAACTACTTTTTACGATGCAGAGCATGTCGTCATGCTCATGCAAGAAAACCGCTCCTTTGACCATTGTTTTGGTGCCCTAAAAGGTGTCCGGGGATTCAATGATCCACGCGCGATCAGCCTACCGGACAAGAATCCCGTTTGGCTACAACCGGACAAGAACGGTAACCGCTTTGCCCCTTTTCGTTTTGACATCAAGGACACCAAAGCCACTTGGATGCGTGATATTCCCCATAGCTGGGAAAACCAAGTAGATGCCCGTAATGAAGGCAAATACGATGGCTGGATAGAAGCCAAACGCTCTGGCCGTGCGGAATTCCGCGATGTACCGATGACCATGGGGTATTATAGTCGTGAGGATATTCCGTTCTACTATGCGCTGGCGGATGCCTTCACCGTTTGTGATCAGCACTTCTGTGCTTCACTGACTGGGACTACGACAAACCGAAATTATTTCTGGGCGGGAAAAACCCACGGTGATGGTGAAAAAGCCAGGGTCCGCAATGGAGAGCTGAACTATAGCCATGAAGTGGACTGGGCTACTTTTCCGGACAGGCTAGAAGACGAGGGCATTTCCTGGAAGATCTACCAAAATGAAATCAGTCTGCCCACAGGTGTAGAGGACAGTTCTTTGCTGGCCAATTTTACCGATAACAACCTCGAGTGGTTCAAGCAGTTTGGCGTGAGGTACAGCCAAGGGCATTACCAGTACCTGAAAAAAAGGCAGGAGGAATTACCCGCTGAGCTAAAGACCTTGGAAGCAAATCTGGACAAGCCGGATGTGGACAAAGATGCGCTGACCGAGCAAATTGCAGAAAAGAAAGCCGAACTGGCCAAACTGGAGGAATACCTTACCACTTGGAACCCAGAAAAATTCAACCAACTGTCCGAGAGAGAGCAGCGCCTCCATAAAAAAGCTTTTGCCACCAACAATGGTGATAAAAACTACCATAAAGTAGAGACCTTAACCTACGCAGATGGACTTGAGCAGCGCGAAACAAGTATTCCCAAAGGCGACGTGCTGTATCAATTTCGCAAAGATGTCAAGGAAGGGAAGTTGCCGGCTGTTTCGTGGGTGGTAGCCCCACAGAAATTTTCCGATCATCCAAGTGCCCCTTGGTACGGAGCCTGGTATGTATCAGAAGTGCTGGATATTTTGACCCAAAATCCAGCGCTGTGGAAGAAGACCATATTCATCCTAAATTATGACGAGAACGACGGATATTTTGATCATGTCCCTCCTTTCGTAGCACCTAACCCCCAAGATCCGGACAACGGTAAAGCCTCTGAAGGATTGGATGTCACGGGTGAGTTTGTGACCAAAGAAGAAGAGCAGGCTGCTGGATTTAGCGAAGAAGATTCTAGGACCAGTCCTGTAGGCTTGGGCTACCGTGTGCCGTTGGTGATCGCCTCCCCCTGGACTCGTGGTGGCTGGGTCAATTCCCAAGTCTGTGACATCACCTCCACCATCCAGCTAGTGGAAACATGGCTTTCCAAAAAAACCGGAAAATCCATCAAAGAAACCAATATCAGCGAATGGCGAAGGGCCGTCAGCGGTGACCTGACTTCTGCCTTCAGACCGTATAAAGGTGAAGAAATCGATTTGCCAGCTTGGGTGGACAGAAACAAACATGTCCAGCAGATTTACAATGCAAAATTCAAGGACCTGCCCAAAAACTTCAGGACACTGACCGAGGAAGAAGCCCGTAAAGTAGCGGCAGACCCTGACAACGATGTACTGCCGCAGCAGGAGCCCGGTACCAAACCCTCCAATGGCCTTCCTTACGAACTATATGTAGATGGCAAAGTCAGTGAAGATGGGAAGCACTTTGTAGTGAAGTTTGAAGCAGCCAATGAAATTTTTGGTGAGAAGTCTCTTGGCGCTCCTTTTAATGTGTATGCTCCGGGGAATTATTGGAACCAAGCATCCGAGACTTATGAGCCTGTCAAAACATGGGCATTTGCCGTAAAATCAGGCGATGCACTGGAGTATCAGTGGCCATTAGCGGCTTTTGAAAATGGCCAGTACCATCTCAGGGTGTATGGACCAAATGGCTACTTCAGGGAGTTTTTGGGAGATGCACAGGGGCCACGTGTGGAGCTCTCCTGCAAGCCTATCAAAAAGCGGAGAAACTATACGGACAAGCTGAAAATCACCGTCAAAAACGTGAGTTCATTACAGGCACTTCGTTTAAAACTGGCGGACGAGACCTACCAAAAACTAGAGAAGGAATTCAAGGTAAAAGCAGAAGACGAGACAAGCTTCACATTGGACACTGCCTCTACCAAGGGTTGGTATGATTTCAAACTCCAATCTCCGGGCATTAGCCACTTCGAGCTACGCTATGCGGGCAGACTAGAAACTGGCAAAGACAGTATTTCGGATCCCTTTATGGGAAAAGAAGCCCTAAACAATTAA